One Setaria viridis chromosome 7, Setaria_viridis_v4.0, whole genome shotgun sequence genomic region harbors:
- the LOC117864898 gene encoding uncharacterized protein: MDLEAKLGENGHGHKRSDLDLEAKLGENGHGHKRSNLDLEAKLGENGHDHGHGHKRSDLDLEKAAGQVLQGGDAKRPREANNGDHHSAMETDEEEEEEELGPKGCFELHRKSWLSMFGRNGAIPFEAETQYPPMRYTDIPVLPVTAGCGSGDTMEVFFVKVTQITNDLQWPLDVYGIVAVRDSLDWKRNYLFSRGRDNCQTLTSQACSNICVSTSVLFHRPFNLL; encoded by the exons ATGGatctggaggcgaagctgggtgagaacggccacggccacaagaggtctgatctggatctggaggcgaagctgggtgagaacggccacggccacaagaGGTCTAATCTGGATCTAgaggcgaagctgggtgagaacggccacgaccacggccacggccacaagaGGTCTGATCTGGATTTGGAGAAGGCCGCGGGTCAAGTGCTTCAGGGCGGCGATGCTAAAAGGCCGCGCGAGGCCAACAACGGCGACCACCACAGCGCTATGGagacggatgaggaggaggaggaggaggagctggggccgAAGGGTTGCTTTGAGTTGCACCGCAAGAGTTGGCTCTCGATGTTCGGCAGAAATGGCGCCATCCCCTTCGAGGCCGAGA CTCAGTACCCTCCCATGCGCTACACGGACATACCGGTGCTGCCAGTAACTGCTGGATGTGGTTCTGGTGATACCATGGAGGTCTTCTTCGTCAAGGTGACTCAGATCACCAACGACCTCCAATGGCCACTAGATGTCTATGGCATTGTCGCTGTGCGCGATTCCCTAGACTGGAAGCGCAACTACCTCTTCAGTCGAGGCAGAGATAATTGCCAGACCCTCACCTCTCAGGCATGTTCAAACATCTGTGTTTCAACTTCTGTCCTATTCCATCGCCCATTTAATCTACTATAA